The following are encoded in a window of Harmonia axyridis chromosome 7, icHarAxyr1.1, whole genome shotgun sequence genomic DNA:
- the LOC123683780 gene encoding rho GTPase-activating protein 26 isoform X3, protein MAESYFRAASMEYIYLIQEFHERKKFEFVETLLSFLFGWLTFYHQGHEVANDFRPFMVDLQTKIQKTRTNFNDYKDKLKTRMAEVKKQCLEEPMRNAKGCKTGYLYLLEKKAFGTTWIKYYCTYNKETKEFAMLQYNQLTSKSISQPETMVLTQCVRRMSDSIDKRFCFDIQCDAKPGVVLTFQALNEQDRTCWLDIMDGKEPTYITPPLNKVVEVNSEERTLDEVGIYFLNRCIEVLESRGLEEQGLYRVVGVTSKVNKLLTMGLDRRKSEKLAGLEDPQEWESKTITSALKNYLRNLPEPIMTYRYHNGFIAAAKNKDVGMRINDIHTLVYRLPKLNMEVLRILIKHLNNVAAKNDKNLMTTSNLGVCFGPTLLRPEEETVASITDLKFYNVVVEVLIENYNRIFNSEPERIVLEDRQDTKSPNITNSLPSNNIQNQSSPNELMPSTYISPGGTEILHTSNPRNFSNSDHMNNSLYTRKQYKWKPSYTCTVKTYYEPPPSSTGTTSSLYNVHDPSNSIPNNALRNDPTIPMNNHTTSNDRLHRYKHMVMSSVTSQSESNIPNLPSFSPTNLRSYSRLGPNSSSSSNESISSTSKEGNTYNATHKNSERNTFNAHPKSSRSPRNLSAIKDPNTSHSSGKPNILTRVRRVRTLYTCLAGHDGELSFEPNQIITNVRASQEPGWLEGTLNGKTGLIPENYVEFLP, encoded by the exons ATGGCGGAAAGCTATTTTCGAGCAGCAAGCATGGAGTACATATACCTGATACAAGAATTTCATGAGCGGAAAAAGTTCGAATTTGTCGAGACCCTATTGAGTTTCTTGTTCGGATGGTTGACGTTCTATCATCAGGGTCATGAAGTGGCTAATGATTTCCGTCCCTTCATGGTAGATCTGCAGACTAAGATTCAGAAGACCAGGACCAACTTCAACGATTACAAGGATAAACTGAAAACCCGTATGGCTGAAGTGAAGAAACAGTGTCTGGAAGAGCCCATGAGAAATGCGAAGGGCTGCAAAACCGGATATTTGTATTTATTGGAGAAAA AGGCTTTCGGAACGACTTGGATAAAATACTATTGTACTTACAATAAGGAGACCAAAGAATTCGCGATGTTGCAATATAATCAGTTAACTTCAAAATCG ATATCCCAACCAGAAACTATGGTACTGACACAGTGCGTTCGAAGGATGTCGGATTCCATAGATAAACGTTTCTGTTTCGACATTCAGTGCGATGCTAAGCCTGGCGTCGTTCTCACCTTCCAAGCGCTCAACGAACAGGATCGCACATGCTGGTTGGACATCATGGATGGCAAGGAGCCCACATACATAACGCCTCCTTTGAACAAGGTCGTCGAGGTCAATTCGGAAGAGAGAACGCTTGACGAAGTCGGCATCTATTTTTTGAACAGATGTATCGAGGTGTTGGAAAGTAGAGGTTTGGAAGAGCAAGGACTGTATCGGGTAGTGGGGGTCACGTCGAAAGTTAACAAGCTGTTGACAATGGGTCTAGACAGGAGAAAATCTGAGAAGTTGGCCGGACTGGAAGATCCGCAAGAATGGGAGTCCAAGACCATAACCAGCGCGCTGAAGAATTATCTACGGAACCTGCCTGAACCCATAATGACCTATAGGTACCATAACGGGTTTATTGCTGCAGCAA AGAATAAGGATGTTGGTATGAGGATCAATGATATACATACTCTGGTTTATAGATTACCAAAGCTTAACATGGAAGTATTACGCATCCTCATAAAACATTTAAACAA TGTAGCGGCAAAAAATGATAAGAATCTAATGACTACCAGTAACCTGGGTGTATGTTTTGGTCCAACCCTACTCCGTCCAGAAGAAGAAACCGTCGCTTCAATCACCGACCTGAAATTCTACAATGTAGTTGTAGAAGTACTCATCGAAAACTACAATAGGATATTTAATTCTGAGCCTGAAAGAATTGTCTTGGAAGATAGGCAGGATACAAAATCACCAAATATCACTAATTCGTTACCTAGCAACAATATCCAAAATCAGAGTTCTCCAAATGAACTGATGCCTAGCACCTATATAAGTCCAGGTGGTACCGAAATTCTCCACACTAGTAATCCAAGAAATTTCAGTAACAGCGACCATATGAACAATAGTCTTTATACAAGAAAACAGTACAAATGGAAACCCTCCTATACTTGT aCTGTTAAAACCTATTATGAGCCACCTCCTTCTTCTACAGGGACCACTTCTAGTTTGTACAATGTTCACGATCCGTCTAATAGTATTCCCAATAATGCATTGAGAAACGATCCTACGATCCCAATGAACAACCACACCACTTCCAACGACAGATTACATAGGTACAAGCATATGGTTATGTCATCTGTCACTTCACAGTCGGAAAGCAATATACCAAATCTTCCAAGTTTTAGTCCCACAAATTTGAGGAGCTACAGCAGACTTG GTCCAAATAGTTCGAGTAGTTCAAATGAATCCATTTCATCTACTTCAAAGGAAGGTAACACATATAATGCAACGCacaaaaatagtgaaagaaATACGTTCAATGCACACCCAAAAAGTTCAAGGTCACCTAGAAATTT GTCTGCTATTAAGGATCCTAACACTTCTCATTCTTCAGGAAAACCTAACATTTTAACACGAGTTAG GAGGGTGCGAACACTTTACACTTGCCTAGCTGGACATGATGGCGAGCTTTCATTTGAGCCAAATCAAATAATCACAAACG TGAGAGCTTCTCAAGAACCTGGCTGGTTGGAGGGGACTTTGAATGGTAAAACTGGTTTGATACCAGAGAACTATGTCGAATTTTTGCCCTGA
- the LOC123683758 gene encoding uncharacterized protein LOC123683758 isoform X2, whose translation MRVNEEHSTEPLESPKEDQNGSPSHHARRPMNAFLIFCKKHRPIVRGRFPNLENRGVTKILGEWWSLLEEGDKTPFTNLANEYKDAFLTANPDFKWYKLPAPPLRTLSVRPPTSITKLPSPQSSPSHASLQNFNEFNPGKLADESQLGSLTTLMNNNFSSASTTVHCCENRKNTSVDSTLELEKNNNEIERCDTSLQSPVNLIKAAILPPKPIKKRIFQQNSNTKEISRNVIQTEDNENYNNIQPQLQNEQENSMTNQDIVNKVVDKMLVYAESNIFDMERENTRKSGRQCKGKRYEKFMVEGKLLGNKKGPKLTQNKLLDISLSEKTVPECKTETPNLENTIRRLAERTKLSIVQNEEEDVLLFAQKEDRCGFGSSELPSSSNFNLDSKIEHLPCLSYDAFVHKKRESKKRKLRKFCGDTQRNGEKKVKKEEPIVGSKKRKNKHSITHLEKKHSTDFVIDLAGLATLAEVASNTQKIDET comes from the exons ATGAGAGTCAATGAAGAACATTCAACAGAACCATTGGAATCTCCCAAGGAAGATCAGAACGGTTCGCCTTCGCATCATGCCCGCAGACCAATGAATgcctttttaatattttgtaagAAGCACAGACCAATAGTGAGGGGAAGGTTTCCGAATCTTGAAAACCGTGGTGTTACTAAAATTTTGGGGGAATGGTGGTCCCTGTTGGAGGAAGGAGACAAAACTCCTTTCACTAATTTAGCAAATGAG tatAAAGATGCCTTTTTGACTGCAAACCCCGACTTCAAATGGTATAAGTTACCTGCTCCGCCGCTCAGAACTCTATCAGTCAGACCACCAACTTCAATTACAAAGTTACCTTCGCCTCAGTCAAGTCCTAGTCACGCTAGTCtccaaaattttaatgaattcaaCCCCGGTAAGTTGGCAGACGAGTCTCAGCTGGGAAGCCTGACCACACTTATGAACAATAATTTCTCGTCTGCTAGCACCACAGTTCATTGCTGCGAAAACAGAAAGAATACAAG TGTTGATTCAACACTTGAGCTGGAAAAGAACAACAATGAAATAGAACGATGTGATACTTCTCTACAAAGTCCTGTCAATTTAATAAAAGCAGCCATTCTACCTCCAAAGCCGATTAAAAAGCGGATATTCCAACAAAATAGCAATACCAAAGAAATTTCTAGAAATGTTATACAAACTGAAGACAACGAAAACTATAATAATATCCAACCACAACTCCAAAATGAACAGGAGAATAGTATGACTAATCAGGATATAGTcaataaagttgtagataaaATGCTTGTCTATGCCGaatctaatatttttgatatggaGAGAGAGAACACCAGAAAATCAGGAAGACAATGCAAAGGAAAAAGATACGAAAAATTTATGGTCGAAGGAAAATTATTAG GTAACAAAAAGGGACCCAAATTGACTCAAAACAAATTGTTGGACATATCTCTCTCAGAAAAAACCGTGCCTGAATGTAAAACAGAAACACCAAATCTCGAGAACACCATTAGGCGTTTAGCAGAACGTACAAAACTATCCATTGTACAAAACGAAGAAGAAGATGTGCTACTTTTTGCACAAAAAGAGGACCGCTGTGGTTTCGGATCATCGGAACTGccttcgagttcaaattttaatcTCGACTCAAAAATCGAACATCTTCCATGTCTTAGTTACGATGCCTTTGTTCATAAGAAGCGCGAAAgcaagaaaagaaaattacgTAAATTTTGTGGCGACACTCAGAGGAATGGagagaaaaaagttaaaaaggAGGAACCTATAGTGGGTTCCAAGAAGAGGAAGAACAAACACAGCATTACCCATCTGGAGAAAAAACATAGTACAGATTTCGTTATTGACCTTGCAGGACTGGCCACGCTGGCCGAGGTTGCGTCCAATACTCAGAAAATTGACGAAACTTGA